In one window of Nocardia brasiliensis DNA:
- a CDS encoding TetR/AcrR family transcriptional regulator: protein MKIRDRLLLAAERQFAERGALETTLAQIREAAGASVGALYHHFPDKAELYRQVWAHALADYQQHFWAVVGESADARAGVTAGVRAHLRWVAENQYRAQVLTAARPPGVRESESNREFLRNVARWWRTHAGYGAVRDLPLDLVYALWLGAAQEYSRQWLSGAVPAGPLEVADDLADAAWLSLAAAPSDAARPSTAARTKGSP from the coding sequence GTGAAGATTCGAGATCGGTTGCTGTTGGCGGCCGAGCGGCAGTTCGCGGAGCGGGGGGCGCTGGAGACGACGCTGGCCCAGATCCGCGAGGCCGCGGGGGCCAGTGTCGGCGCGCTCTATCACCACTTCCCGGACAAAGCAGAGCTGTACCGACAGGTGTGGGCGCACGCGCTGGCCGACTACCAGCAGCACTTCTGGGCGGTGGTGGGCGAGAGCGCCGACGCGCGCGCCGGCGTCACCGCCGGGGTGCGCGCGCACTTGCGCTGGGTGGCCGAAAACCAGTACCGGGCACAGGTTCTCACCGCCGCTCGACCGCCCGGCGTGCGCGAGAGCGAGAGCAATCGGGAGTTCCTGCGCAACGTCGCCCGCTGGTGGCGCACCCACGCGGGCTACGGCGCGGTCCGCGACCTGCCGCTGGATCTGGTGTACGCGCTGTGGCTCGGTGCGGCGCAAGAGTATTCGCGCCAGTGGCTCAGCGGCGCCGTCCCCGCCGGCCCGCTCGAAGTCGCCGACGATCTCGCCGACGCGGCCTGGCTGAGCCTGGCCGCCGCCCCCTCCGACGCCGCGCGGCCGAGCACCGCGGCGCGCACGAAAGGCAGCCCATGA
- a CDS encoding oxidoreductase: protein MEFWAMVAHESDSGIVLTKQEVGEEFLGPGDVTIKVHYSSANFKDGLAITPGGGVVRKYPIIPGIDLTGEVVSSADDAFTPGDLVVAHGYEIGVSHHGGFAEYARVPAEWVVKLDGLSPRDAAALGTAGFTAALSVQALIDRGLTVDDGPVLVTGATGGVGSVAIDILSGLGYEIVASTGKTDAGDLLSELGANEVIGRLPEDPDAKPRPLGKARWASAVDSVGGKSLAHILSTVSYGGAVAASGLTGGAELPTTVLPFILRNVALLGIDSVNLPIDKRRALWARLGKELRPQHLSALTQVAPITEAEKVLHSIQSGAHTGRTVFGVLGEF, encoded by the coding sequence ATGGAGTTCTGGGCGATGGTGGCGCATGAATCGGATAGCGGGATCGTTCTCACCAAGCAGGAGGTGGGCGAGGAATTCCTCGGGCCTGGTGACGTGACGATCAAGGTGCACTACTCCAGTGCGAACTTCAAGGACGGACTCGCCATCACCCCCGGTGGCGGCGTGGTGCGCAAGTACCCGATCATTCCGGGCATCGATCTCACCGGCGAGGTGGTCTCCTCCGCGGACGACGCCTTCACGCCCGGCGATCTGGTGGTGGCGCACGGCTACGAGATCGGTGTCTCGCACCACGGCGGGTTCGCCGAATACGCGCGGGTGCCCGCCGAATGGGTGGTGAAGCTCGACGGACTGAGCCCGCGGGACGCGGCCGCGCTCGGCACCGCCGGTTTCACCGCGGCGCTCAGCGTGCAGGCGCTGATCGACCGCGGTCTCACCGTGGACGACGGACCGGTGCTGGTCACCGGCGCGACCGGAGGTGTCGGCAGCGTCGCCATCGATATCCTGTCCGGGCTCGGCTACGAGATCGTCGCGTCCACCGGCAAGACCGACGCCGGTGACCTGCTCAGCGAGCTCGGCGCCAACGAGGTGATCGGCAGGCTGCCCGAGGACCCCGACGCCAAGCCGCGGCCGCTGGGCAAGGCGCGCTGGGCGAGTGCGGTGGACAGCGTCGGCGGCAAGTCGCTCGCGCACATCCTCAGCACCGTCAGCTACGGCGGCGCGGTCGCGGCCAGTGGCCTGACCGGTGGCGCGGAACTGCCGACCACGGTGCTGCCGTTCATCCTGCGCAATGTCGCCCTGCTCGGCATCGACTCGGTCAACTTGCCGATCGACAAGCGCCGCGCACTGTGGGCCCGGCTCGGCAAGGAGCTGCGCCCGCAGCATCTTTCGGCGCTGACCCAGGTCGCGCCGATCACCGAGGCGGAGAAGGTGCTGCACAGCATTCAGAGCGGAGCGCACACGGGCCGCACGGTCTTCGGCGTGCTCGGCGAATTCTGA
- a CDS encoding DNA polymerase IV, producing the protein MARWLLHVDLDQFQAAVEFRRHPELRGLPVIVGGNGDPTEPRKVVTCASYPARAFGVRAGMALRSAQRKCPEGVFLPLDMATYEAASDEVMSLLRGFPGRVEVWGWDEAFLAADTDDPERLAAEIRAAIEGLALTCAVGIGDNKLTAKLATGFAKSTGKTDAAPEPGAGAATGVFRLTAANWTEVMAHRPTTALWGIGARIAARLVDLGIETVADLMAADRQRLAAEFGPTTGPYLWVLGHGKGDTDVTTEPRVPVGRSKSETFPRDLTEPGEIRAQVARLATEVAEEMAEAGRIGTRVSVTVRTSTFYTRSKQEKLRVPTIDPAEISETALRIIDRFDLTRPVRLLGVRLELAQE; encoded by the coding sequence ATGGCCAGATGGCTGTTGCACGTCGATCTCGATCAGTTCCAGGCGGCGGTGGAGTTCCGCCGTCACCCGGAACTGCGCGGCCTGCCGGTCATCGTCGGGGGCAACGGCGACCCGACCGAGCCGCGCAAGGTGGTCACCTGCGCGTCCTATCCGGCACGCGCGTTCGGGGTCCGGGCAGGCATGGCGCTGCGCAGCGCGCAGCGCAAATGCCCGGAGGGGGTGTTCCTGCCGTTGGACATGGCCACCTACGAGGCGGCCTCGGACGAGGTCATGTCACTGCTGCGCGGCTTTCCCGGCCGGGTCGAGGTGTGGGGCTGGGACGAGGCCTTTCTCGCCGCCGACACCGACGACCCGGAGCGGCTGGCAGCTGAAATCCGCGCCGCCATCGAGGGATTGGCGCTCACCTGCGCGGTCGGCATCGGGGACAACAAGCTCACCGCCAAGCTCGCCACCGGCTTCGCCAAATCCACTGGCAAGACCGACGCGGCCCCGGAGCCGGGCGCGGGCGCGGCCACCGGTGTCTTCCGGCTCACCGCCGCCAACTGGACCGAGGTGATGGCGCACCGGCCGACGACCGCGCTGTGGGGCATCGGCGCGCGGATCGCCGCCCGCCTCGTCGACCTCGGCATCGAGACCGTCGCCGACCTCATGGCCGCCGACCGGCAGCGCCTTGCCGCCGAGTTCGGCCCCACCACCGGCCCGTACCTGTGGGTGCTCGGCCACGGCAAGGGCGACACCGACGTGACCACCGAACCCCGGGTTCCGGTGGGCCGCAGCAAATCCGAGACCTTTCCGCGCGACCTCACCGAACCCGGTGAGATCCGCGCCCAGGTCGCGCGCCTTGCCACCGAGGTCGCCGAGGAGATGGCCGAGGCGGGCCGGATCGGCACCCGGGTCTCGGTCACCGTGCGGACCAGCACCTTCTACACCCGTAGCAAGCAGGAGAAGCTGCGCGTGCCCACCATCGACCCCGCCGAGATCAGCGAAACCGCCCTGCGCATCATCGATCGCTTCGACCTCACCCGCCCGGTGCGGCTGCTCGGCGTGCGGCTGGAGCTGGCCCAGGAGTAG
- a CDS encoding DUF1707 domain-containing protein, with translation MTEHRGSDPTGRGRTPGASDAGDKPATLPVIRVGDVDRETTARLLHLAVEEGRLDLPELDRRLVAVYAARTSADLMAVTSDLPSAAVAGVPIDLRTGSGTRKKAGQWIVPAELNAECASGSIVIDFTRAICPHPEVTVHASVGSGRITLVVPRGWWVDLDRVRSKSGSVRNKAIGTVRPGAPLLRVDGQVRSGTLVAKYPRRPRRSFADWLRGRPRPVD, from the coding sequence ATGACCGAGCACCGCGGCAGCGATCCAACCGGCCGCGGCCGGACACCGGGTGCGTCCGACGCGGGGGACAAGCCCGCCACCCTGCCCGTGATCCGCGTGGGGGATGTGGACCGGGAGACCACCGCGCGGCTGCTGCATCTCGCGGTCGAGGAGGGCAGGCTGGATCTGCCCGAGCTGGACCGCAGATTGGTGGCGGTCTACGCCGCGCGGACCAGCGCCGATCTGATGGCCGTCACCTCGGATCTGCCGAGCGCCGCGGTGGCGGGCGTACCGATCGACCTGCGTACGGGCAGCGGCACCCGCAAAAAGGCCGGGCAGTGGATCGTCCCGGCCGAACTCAACGCCGAATGCGCCTCCGGCAGCATCGTCATCGACTTCACGCGCGCCATCTGCCCGCATCCCGAGGTCACGGTGCACGCCTCGGTCGGGTCGGGCAGGATCACGCTGGTCGTGCCGCGGGGCTGGTGGGTGGACCTGGACCGGGTGCGGAGCAAGAGCGGCAGCGTGCGGAACAAGGCGATCGGGACCGTGCGGCCGGGCGCGCCGCTGCTGCGGGTCGATGGGCAGGTCCGCTCCGGCACCCTGGTCGCGAAGTATCCGCGCAGGCCGCGACGGTCGTTCGCGGACTGGTTGCGCGGCCGTCCACGCCCCGTGGACTGA
- a CDS encoding PaaI family thioesterase — MTSMIDLDLAKQVLAAQPFAELVGTEITGFGPGTVTLTIPIRPELAQQFGFVHGGVLSYAADNALTFAAGTALGANVLTGGFTITYLRPAAGVRLRAEATVTDATRRQAVVRCEIYAESADGAAVLCAVAQGTTRAVDRALATQDS; from the coding sequence ATGACCTCGATGATCGACCTGGACCTCGCCAAACAGGTCCTCGCCGCACAACCTTTCGCCGAGCTGGTCGGCACCGAGATCACCGGTTTCGGTCCGGGCACGGTGACCTTGACCATCCCCATCCGCCCGGAACTGGCTCAGCAGTTCGGGTTCGTGCACGGCGGCGTGCTGTCCTACGCGGCAGACAACGCGCTCACCTTCGCGGCGGGCACCGCGCTCGGCGCCAACGTGCTCACCGGCGGATTCACCATCACCTATCTGCGCCCGGCCGCGGGTGTGCGGCTGCGCGCCGAGGCGACGGTCACCGACGCGACCCGCCGCCAGGCGGTGGTCCGCTGCGAGATCTACGCCGAGAGCGCCGACGGTGCGGCGGTGCTGTGCGCGGTGGCGCAGGGCACCACCCGCGCGGTCGACCGCGCGCTCGCGACACAGGACTCGTGA
- a CDS encoding FAD-dependent monooxygenase, producing the protein MTSTQHTPVLIAGGGLVGLCAALFLEYHGVPAILVEKRTDASVLPRSRGVHTRTVELFRQLGIETRVQQAAARVLQAGHFGGASRGATLTTAEPLDLTALMRTMAQREPSPSSFCFLPQDELQPLLAELARERGCDLRFGVELVDFVADGDGVTATLRDKHDASTVVRADYLIAADGGGSPIRRRLGISGSTLPPTQHYINAFVRTDLTGVLRGRTFSQCAIDNDAVRCLVLSKNNTDEWSFHLEYDPTTAGLADYTPRRCVELVRAAIGMPDIDVEVLGRTAWDTGVFVADEYRRGRVFLTGDAAHRHAPWGGYGANTGIADAHNLIWKLAAVLSGTAGPDLLDSYQDERRPRALVAAEQARLGTDFDTRYAVPTADNAADLARQLTNDTVMTRYRYASAALFGGDAGEAHVERLTGQVGTRVPHEWIDRAQRISTLDLSGPGFALLATGTSAAWRDAVWDAQWVTGIDITVHAIPTAAWAERTGLPEGGALLVRPDGIVAGRSDAGLRPTLLAAVLRRLAGTSVDTENAYGTAGFDGAPAEVDASANT; encoded by the coding sequence ATGACATCCACCCAGCACACACCGGTCCTCATCGCCGGCGGCGGCCTGGTCGGGTTGTGCGCCGCGCTCTTTCTCGAATACCACGGCGTGCCTGCCATTCTCGTCGAGAAGCGCACCGACGCCTCGGTGCTGCCGCGCTCCCGCGGCGTGCACACGCGCACCGTCGAGTTGTTCCGCCAGCTCGGCATCGAAACCAGGGTGCAGCAGGCTGCGGCGCGGGTGCTGCAGGCGGGGCACTTCGGCGGCGCGAGCCGGGGCGCGACGCTGACCACGGCCGAGCCGTTGGACCTCACCGCCCTCATGCGCACCATGGCACAGCGCGAACCGAGTCCGTCGTCGTTCTGTTTCCTGCCACAGGACGAGCTACAGCCGCTGCTCGCCGAGCTGGCCCGGGAGCGCGGCTGTGACCTGCGTTTCGGGGTGGAGCTGGTGGACTTCGTCGCCGACGGCGACGGCGTCACCGCGACGCTGCGGGACAAGCACGACGCCAGCACCGTCGTCCGGGCCGACTACCTGATCGCGGCCGACGGGGGCGGCAGTCCGATCCGGCGGCGACTCGGCATCAGCGGCTCGACATTGCCCCCAACCCAGCACTACATCAACGCCTTCGTCCGCACCGACCTCACCGGCGTGCTGCGGGGACGGACCTTCAGTCAGTGCGCCATCGACAACGACGCGGTGCGCTGCCTGGTGCTCAGCAAGAACAACACCGACGAGTGGTCGTTCCACCTCGAATACGACCCGACCACAGCAGGTCTGGCCGACTACACCCCGCGACGGTGTGTCGAATTGGTGCGTGCCGCGATCGGCATGCCGGACATCGATGTCGAGGTGCTCGGCCGGACCGCCTGGGACACCGGAGTTTTCGTCGCCGACGAGTACCGCAGGGGCCGAGTGTTCCTCACCGGTGACGCCGCACACCGGCACGCCCCGTGGGGTGGCTACGGCGCCAACACCGGAATCGCCGACGCGCACAACCTGATCTGGAAGCTCGCCGCGGTGCTGTCCGGTACCGCGGGCCCGGATCTGCTCGACAGCTATCAGGACGAGCGCCGCCCGCGTGCGCTCGTCGCCGCCGAGCAGGCCCGGCTCGGTACCGATTTCGACACCCGCTACGCCGTACCCACCGCGGACAACGCCGCCGATCTCGCCCGTCAGCTGACCAATGACACGGTGATGACCAGGTATCGGTACGCCTCTGCCGCCCTATTCGGCGGTGACGCGGGCGAGGCGCACGTGGAAAGGCTCACCGGCCAGGTCGGTACCAGGGTGCCGCACGAGTGGATCGATCGGGCACAGCGGATTTCGACCCTGGACCTGAGCGGGCCCGGCTTCGCGCTGCTCGCCACGGGCACGTCGGCGGCGTGGCGCGACGCGGTGTGGGATGCGCAGTGGGTCACCGGTATCGACATCACCGTGCACGCGATCCCGACCGCGGCGTGGGCCGAGCGCACCGGTCTGCCCGAGGGCGGTGCGCTGCTGGTCCGCCCGGACGGAATCGTCGCGGGCCGCTCCGACGCCGGGCTGCGTCCCACGCTGCTCGCGGCCGTGCTGCGGCGCCTCGCCGGTACGTCGGTCGATACCGAGAACGCGTACGGCACAGCGGGTTTCGATGGTGCACCCGCCGAAGTGGATGCGTCGGCGAATACCTGA
- a CDS encoding DNA-3-methyladenine glycosylase family protein encodes MHIATVEAGNGRARTVTSDRPIDLAGTIAPLRRGSADPCHRTTKDGAHWHASRMASGPVTYRLTQSGPCAVAAKAWGPGAEEFLDGLAHMLCLDENLDGFAPDHPKLVEAHRRFPGLRMLRTGLVFEALVPAVLEQKVHTVAARASWRKLVRQFGEPAPGPAPDGMRLAPDAETWRRVPSWAFHRANVGPQRAQTIVRAARVASSLERAADVDPVEAARRLRSISGIGEWTAAEVAQRAFGDADALSVGDFHLAAVIGWTLLGHAIDDDTMVEYLEPLRPHRYRAVRLLEISGQAHRPKFGPRTPITDHTWH; translated from the coding sequence ATGCACATCGCGACGGTCGAGGCGGGCAACGGCCGGGCCAGGACCGTCACCTCGGACCGCCCGATCGACCTGGCCGGCACCATCGCCCCGCTGCGCCGGGGCAGCGCGGATCCATGCCATCGCACGACCAAGGACGGCGCGCACTGGCACGCCTCGCGCATGGCGTCCGGACCGGTCACCTACCGGCTGACCCAGTCGGGTCCGTGCGCGGTAGCGGCCAAAGCCTGGGGCCCCGGTGCCGAGGAATTCCTGGACGGCCTCGCGCACATGCTCTGTCTGGACGAGAACTTGGACGGCTTCGCGCCGGATCATCCCAAGCTCGTCGAGGCCCATCGCCGGTTTCCCGGATTGCGCATGCTGCGCACCGGTTTGGTCTTCGAGGCGCTGGTACCGGCGGTGCTGGAACAGAAGGTGCACACCGTCGCGGCGCGCGCCTCGTGGCGAAAGCTGGTGCGCCAGTTCGGCGAACCGGCGCCGGGGCCGGCGCCGGATGGCATGCGGCTTGCCCCGGACGCCGAAACCTGGCGGCGGGTGCCGTCCTGGGCGTTCCACCGGGCCAACGTCGGCCCGCAACGCGCGCAGACCATCGTGCGCGCGGCCAGGGTGGCGAGTTCGCTGGAACGCGCGGCCGACGTCGACCCGGTCGAGGCGGCGCGCAGGCTCCGCAGCATCAGCGGCATCGGCGAGTGGACCGCCGCCGAGGTCGCCCAGCGCGCGTTCGGCGACGCGGACGCGCTGTCGGTCGGCGACTTCCACCTCGCCGCCGTCATCGGCTGGACCCTGCTCGGCCACGCGATCGACGACGACACCATGGTCGAATACCTGGAACCGCTACGGCCACACCGGTATCGGGCGGTCCGACTGCTGGAGATCAGCGGTCAGGCGCACAGGCCCAAGTTCGGGCCGCGCACCCCGATCACCGATCACACCTGGCACTGA